The Obesumbacterium proteus DNA window CGCATATGACATGGTCATGAACGGCTATGAAGTGGGCGGTGGTTCTGTGCGTATTCATAACGGTGAAATGCAGGAAACCGTATTCGGTATTCTGGGTATTACCGAACAGGAACAACGCGACAAGTTTGGCTTCCTGCTGGACGCGCTGAAATATGGTACGCCTCCACATGCAGGTCTGGCATTTGGTCTGGATCGTCTGGTGATGTTGTTAACCGGTACCGATAATATCCGTGATGTTATCGCATTCCCTAAAACAACGGCTGCGGCTGACCCGCTGACCGATGCGCCAAGCTTTGCAAACCCTGCATCGCTGCAGGAACTCTCTATCTCTGTGGTTGCCAAAAAAGGCAGCGCAGACGACGCAGAGAAAGCCTAATGGCATATAAGCGTCCTGAGTCGATTCTGGTGGTCATTTATGCCCGCCAGAGTGGTCGGGTGCTGATGTTACAGCGGCGCGACGATCCTGATTTCTGGCAGTCGGTTACCGGCAGTTTAGAAGAGGGTGAATCTGCGCCGCACGCCGCACAGCGTGAAGTAAAGGAAGAAGTCGGTATTGATATTTCAGGTGAAAGCCTGTCATTGATGGACTGTCAGCACTGTGTGGAGTTTGAGTTATTTGCGCATTTGCGCCATCGCTATGCACCCGGTGTAACTCGCAATTTGGAGCACTGGTTCTGTTTGGCGCTGCCGTCAGAGAGAGAGATCCCACTAACGGAACATCTGGCTTATCAATGGCTAGACGTTGAGCAGGCTGCCCAGCTCACCAAATCGTGGAGCAACCGGCAGGCGATTGAAGAACTCGTTCATTGATTAAGTGCCTGTGTGGCAAACCGCGTTAAGCCAATAAGCTTGGCGGTTTGTCACTATTCATCCTAACAGGCGTAAAGTTTGTCATTTTTAAAGCCCTACGGCTTTTACCGGAGAAACATATGGCAGGTCATAGTAAGTGGGCCAACACGAAACACCGTAAAGCTGCGCAGGATTCTAAGCGCGGTAAAATCTTCACCAAAATTATTCGCGAGCTGGTTACCGCTGCGAAATTAGGTGGTGGTGATCCGGGTGCGAACCCACGTCTGCGCGCAGCAATTGATAAAGCGCTGTCTAACAACATGACCCGCGATACGTTGAACCGTGCAATCGCGCGTGGTGTTGGCGGTGATGATGATACCAATATGGAAACCATCATCTATGAAGGTTACGGTCCTGGCGGTTCTGCGATTATGGTGGAATGTCTGAGTGACAACCGTAACCGTACCGTGGCTGAAGTGCGTCATGCCTTCACTAAAACCGGCGGTAACTTAGGCACTGACGGTTCTGTTTCTTATCTG harbors:
- the nudB gene encoding dihydroneopterin triphosphate diphosphatase; amino-acid sequence: MAYKRPESILVVIYARQSGRVLMLQRRDDPDFWQSVTGSLEEGESAPHAAQREVKEEVGIDISGESLSLMDCQHCVEFELFAHLRHRYAPGVTRNLEHWFCLALPSEREIPLTEHLAYQWLDVEQAAQLTKSWSNRQAIEELVH
- a CDS encoding YebC/PmpR family DNA-binding transcriptional regulator — translated: MAGHSKWANTKHRKAAQDSKRGKIFTKIIRELVTAAKLGGGDPGANPRLRAAIDKALSNNMTRDTLNRAIARGVGGDDDTNMETIIYEGYGPGGSAIMVECLSDNRNRTVAEVRHAFTKTGGNLGTDGSVSYLFAKKGVISYAPGLDEDTVMDAALEAGADDVVTYDDGAIDVFTPWETFGEVKDALDAAGLVAESAEVSMIPSTKAEMDEETAPKLMRLIDMLEDCDDVQEVYHNGEVSDEVAATLE